Proteins from a genomic interval of Indicator indicator isolate 239-I01 chromosome 19, UM_Iind_1.1, whole genome shotgun sequence:
- the IRX5 gene encoding iroquois-class homeodomain protein IRX-5 isoform X1, with product MSYPQGYLYQPSASLALYSCPAYSTSVISGPRTDELGRSSSGSAFSPYAGSTAFTAPSPGYNSHLQYGTDPAAAAAAAFTSYVGSPYDHTPGMAGSLGYHPYAAPLGSYPYGDPAYRKNATRDATATLKAWLNEHRKNPYPTKGEKIMLAIITKMTLTQVSTWFANARRRLKKENKMTWTPRNRSEDEEEEENIDLEKNDEDEPQKLEEKGDPGTPDTAADPKAAPGCERLQESPGPQEAEGGLSDSDCKEPAEERLDGPPGPPKAPGSSPLGPCPAGRGLPPAGGEESPLYRPPSAAAGPPHATDLHPLLPAATGASVIHSPQQAALAKPKLWSLAEIATSADKAKEAGSEAAPPGPTVIGGGGPSRSPPRPRSPPAQCPFPNGAVLPRPLYYTAPFYPGYTNYGSFGALHGHPAGGPAATAPGAHFNGLNQTVLSRAESLAKDTKMIRSQSQVDLCKDSPYELKKGMSNI from the exons ATGTCGTATCCTCAGGGTTACTTGTACCAGCCGTCAGCGTCCTTGGCTCTCTACTCCTGCCCGGCGTACAGCACCAGCGTGATCTCCGGACCCAGGACCGATGAACTTGGGCGATCTTCTTCGGGCTCCGCTTTTTCCCCTTATGCCGGATCTACCGCGTTTACTGCCCCTTCCCCGGGTTACAACTCCCACCTCCAGTACGGCACCGacccggccgccgccgccgccgccgccttcACTTCCTACGTG ggCTCGCCCTACGACCATACGCCGGGCATGGCCGGCTCCCTGGGGTACCACCCGTACGCGGCGCCGCTCGGCTCCTACCCCTACGGGGACCCTGCGTACCGCAAGAACGCGACGCGGGACGCTACGGCCACTCTCAAGGCCTGGCTCAACGAGCACCGGAAAAACCCCTACCCCACCAAGGGCGAGAAGATCATGCTGGCCATCATCACCAAAATGACCCTCACCCAGGTCTCCACCTGGTTTGCTAACGCGCGGCGGCGGCTcaaaaaggagaacaaaatgACCTGGACCCCGCGGAACCGCAGCGAGGacgaggaagaagaggagaacaTCGACCTGGAGAAAAACGATGAAGATGAGCCCCAGAAACTGGAGGAAAAGGGGGACCCTGGGACGCCGGACACAG CGGCGGATCCTAAGGCAGCACCGGGCTGCGAGCGTCTCCAGGAGTCCCCCGGCCCCCAGGAGGCCGAGGGCGGCCTCAGCGACTCGGATTGCAAAGAGCCGGCGGAGGAGCGGCTCGACGGGCCGCCTGGTCCCCCCAAGGCGCCCGGCTCTTCCCCGCTGGGGCCGTGTCCGGCAGGTCGCGGGCTGCCGCCGGCGGGCGGCGAAGAATCCCCACTATACCGCCCGCCTTCCGCCGCCGCAGGGCCGCCGCACGCCACCGACCTGCACCCGCTGCTCCCCGCCGCCACCGGCGCCTCCGTCATCCACTCGCCGCAGCAAGCGGCCCTCGCCAAGCCCAAGCTCTGGTCGCTGGCGGAGATCGCCACCTCGGCGGACAAGGCAAAGGAGGCTGGCAGCGAGGCGGCGCCCCCCGGGCCCACCGTGATAGGTGGCGGCGGCCCGTCGCGTTCGCCGCCGCGGCCGCGCTCGCCACCGGCGCAGTGCCCTTTCCCCAACGGGGCGGTCCTGCCGCGGCCGCTCTACTACACGGCGCCGTTCTACCCCGGCTACACGAACTACGGCTCCTTCGGGGCCCTGCATGGGCACCCCGCCGGTGGCCCCGCTGCCACCGCGCCCGGCGCCCACTTCAATGGATTAAACCAGACTGTCCTCAGCAGAGCCGAGAGCCTGGCTAAAGACACTAAAATGATCAGGAGCCAGTCCCAAGTAGACCTTTGCAAAGACTCACCTTACGAACTGAAGAAAGGTATGTCCAACATTTAA
- the IRX5 gene encoding iroquois-class homeodomain protein IRX-5 isoform X2, with protein MSYPQGYLYQPSASLALYSCPAYSTSVISGPRTDELGRSSSGSAFSPYAGSTAFTAPSPGYNSHLQYGTDPAAAAAAAFTSYVGSPYDHTPGMAGSLGYHPYAAPLGSYPYGDPAYRKNATRDATATLKAWLNEHRKNPYPTKGEKIMLAIITKMTLTQVSTWFANARRRLKKENKMTWTPRNRSEDEEEEENIDLEKNDEDEPQKLEEKGDPGTPDTGAADPKAAPGCERLQESPGPQEAEGGLSDSDCKEPAEERLDGPPGPPKAPGSSPLGPCPAGRGLPPAGGEESPLYRPPSAAAGPPHATDLHPLLPAATGASVIHSPQQAALAKPKLWSLAEIATSADKAKEAGSEAAPPGPTVIGGGGPSRSPPRPRSPPAQCPFPNGAVLPRPLYYTAPFYPGYTNYGSFGALHGHPAGGPAATAPGAHFNGLNQTVLSRAESLAKDTKMIRSQSQVDLCKDSPYELKKGMSNI; from the exons ATGTCGTATCCTCAGGGTTACTTGTACCAGCCGTCAGCGTCCTTGGCTCTCTACTCCTGCCCGGCGTACAGCACCAGCGTGATCTCCGGACCCAGGACCGATGAACTTGGGCGATCTTCTTCGGGCTCCGCTTTTTCCCCTTATGCCGGATCTACCGCGTTTACTGCCCCTTCCCCGGGTTACAACTCCCACCTCCAGTACGGCACCGacccggccgccgccgccgccgccgccttcACTTCCTACGTG ggCTCGCCCTACGACCATACGCCGGGCATGGCCGGCTCCCTGGGGTACCACCCGTACGCGGCGCCGCTCGGCTCCTACCCCTACGGGGACCCTGCGTACCGCAAGAACGCGACGCGGGACGCTACGGCCACTCTCAAGGCCTGGCTCAACGAGCACCGGAAAAACCCCTACCCCACCAAGGGCGAGAAGATCATGCTGGCCATCATCACCAAAATGACCCTCACCCAGGTCTCCACCTGGTTTGCTAACGCGCGGCGGCGGCTcaaaaaggagaacaaaatgACCTGGACCCCGCGGAACCGCAGCGAGGacgaggaagaagaggagaacaTCGACCTGGAGAAAAACGATGAAGATGAGCCCCAGAAACTGGAGGAAAAGGGGGACCCTGGGACGCCGGACACAG GAGCGGCGGATCCTAAGGCAGCACCGGGCTGCGAGCGTCTCCAGGAGTCCCCCGGCCCCCAGGAGGCCGAGGGCGGCCTCAGCGACTCGGATTGCAAAGAGCCGGCGGAGGAGCGGCTCGACGGGCCGCCTGGTCCCCCCAAGGCGCCCGGCTCTTCCCCGCTGGGGCCGTGTCCGGCAGGTCGCGGGCTGCCGCCGGCGGGCGGCGAAGAATCCCCACTATACCGCCCGCCTTCCGCCGCCGCAGGGCCGCCGCACGCCACCGACCTGCACCCGCTGCTCCCCGCCGCCACCGGCGCCTCCGTCATCCACTCGCCGCAGCAAGCGGCCCTCGCCAAGCCCAAGCTCTGGTCGCTGGCGGAGATCGCCACCTCGGCGGACAAGGCAAAGGAGGCTGGCAGCGAGGCGGCGCCCCCCGGGCCCACCGTGATAGGTGGCGGCGGCCCGTCGCGTTCGCCGCCGCGGCCGCGCTCGCCACCGGCGCAGTGCCCTTTCCCCAACGGGGCGGTCCTGCCGCGGCCGCTCTACTACACGGCGCCGTTCTACCCCGGCTACACGAACTACGGCTCCTTCGGGGCCCTGCATGGGCACCCCGCCGGTGGCCCCGCTGCCACCGCGCCCGGCGCCCACTTCAATGGATTAAACCAGACTGTCCTCAGCAGAGCCGAGAGCCTGGCTAAAGACACTAAAATGATCAGGAGCCAGTCCCAAGTAGACCTTTGCAAAGACTCACCTTACGAACTGAAGAAAGGTATGTCCAACATTTAA